Part of the Coccinella septempunctata chromosome 3, icCocSept1.1, whole genome shotgun sequence genome is shown below.
aaaaaacaccaatGTCTCATTGTCAGTTAATAATTaccaaaatttgaaagataatGAAAAGAAATAGCATACACAAATATTCTTTAACTCCCTGGCCAaaacattcacaatcaatttatatttcaaacatttttgttgAATGGAATGCGTGCAAAATAATTAGCTCTTGGGGATTAGAATGTCAAAGTAAATGATCTCAATGCAGGACTGTATATCTGTGTTGATAGGTCTTTCAACTTCCTCTCAAACATTTATTCCTTTACCAGAAAGAGGAGCCTACAAAGAGAACATAATTGATTCTTATACAGAATAAtgttcccaggtgaccagttacatatctgttatgttttcttgggagatcgaatggggaactttgttatgtaatatttttctgtaaccattacgtgtctgatacgatatttgggatgtacctgtgctgtatcgaaattatatccaaatgttgtaaatttcatgttcccgctccatgatatccacgtaacatatttgtaacattgttctttatttgccatgtatcattttgagatcctGAACggagcatgacaccataagcgttttaactaccgtcgagggcgctgtaaaacgtaaacaaatatggaggattgtgagaaatgctattgatactgctgtcgtttcaatatgtctttattatcatttagacgttttgtcagttgaatagtgtattactgaaagtgaagtgcagatattgaacgtttgataagttatttgtgtatcatagtgattttccagtgaaatggtgaattactgaaaagacagtgctatggatatcgaactgtaggtcaataaatcatttctcgtattttcatagcagtcctatgaaaaataataggctatgtttttattatatccagcatataaaaattatatttgaataaataatatccTGTTTGATATACttaaatttcgatataggttatttcctcacgtgttgcatgtacctcatatgtagaaataaatgaataaatcatatacttatattgaaaattttcttcagaaagatatgaaatatgcataaagTATTCTTTTCATTCTCACAACGCATAACATGGACAAAATTCTTCTACAAACTTAttgacctaagccaaaagattaataaactgttgattattctttttatggaatgcaggaaagtgcaaagaccagaaagacatgccctaatctttcttggagaacaataatcatgaTTCCTGCAGTTtgcatgatgtaatttattctttctagttctattaacgtgtgcactaattttgtaatctgaaatttatgaaaatatattgtttttgaacattagttcattcgttcacatacctcgccgaactgatgtgagatgtttttgaattttattttcagaaatgattgataaacacacactatttgaacaatcaaaatacgagttcaatattaCTGCAGTAGTTtaaattaatttccataatttttcatctttttgttgaaagcgttttcaataacaaatgaaacataataaacagagcacatgaacgtaatatatatagatctcccatggaacaaatatttgcatgatccatgtttgaactatttatgctccttttagaaaggagatgtgttccttgtttgaggcggacataggagcatagctgctacataagcgctctgtatttgtactcttagtgtgatatatctgttataaaacaaggagcgtgagatacatttctgcttcataactgttatgagatatggtcacctgggtttATTCATGAggaaaatttaaatatttttatgttgGATTTTGTGAATACTACACCTTAGAAGCAGTTATAGATGACTGTGATGAAAGGATTTACTCTGAAATATAGCAGATTATTCAAGTTCCATAGCTTCGACTACAGAATGAACATTACTCCGAAGCGAAAAATAGTTCTCCTCATGAATATGAAGTTTGGCCTTGTTTTATCCGAACTGAATTCTTCTTCAGCCATGTCCCAAACATAGGTTTTTCtaaaataacaaaaacataTTTCAATAATGAATCTTTAAATGCCACACCTAGCTTACCTACTTCGTTTGATTGCAGAAACTTTAGGTTCAATGTTTTCTCTGTAAATATTTTCTCTGATTGAACAATTTCTTCTGATGCTTCTTTTCAAAAGGTTGGGGAGGGTCTGGAGGTTTTACTCATGTATATTGTATGTAGGTATGATAACAACAAAATAATTGGTAACTAATTTTGCCCTAGGTTTCCTCTTTGGAAAAGTGTCCTCTGATAAAGTACTCATACTTCTAATCAGAGAAGTGCTAAAATATGAATACAGTCTCAAGAAGTATTTTGAACAACAATGAAAATTCTCACCTTGAAGTCTTAGTCTCTTTGCTCTCAAATGTATGGAGTTGGAAGGGCAATGGGCTAACGTTTACTAATCTTATCACAAATTATATTCAGTTGAAGTGATTCGGGCATATATAAATGAATCTAGGATTTTTCCGATCAATTTCCAAACCTCAAAGAGAAAACCCATCATTTCGAATCTCGATTGGGAAGgctataacaaaaaaaatatttatccaTTGAAACCATATAATTGAAACCAGTGGTATGAGTCGACACTGAAAACCAAAACAAACATAAAGTTAACCTATACTTACGAATGTGTTCCATTTACAGAATCCTTCGGATTTAATTCATGAAATTATCCGTATCTtaccattatgaaaactttcttcgaataaatttcagaaGTTTTAGATTGTGAAACACTGCCTGTAACGctaatttcgaaaataattacAAATTCATACAGATTCCAAAGGTAAACATTCCGATAGTACGGAGTTGCCAAATTGGGCTGAATCTCTGATGTTTATCTTTTCTAGTgcaatttcaggaaaaatatatttactcatttttgaatgaaaagtatTCCTTTTACcaaatcagaaatgaaaaggtttgcTTTATGAGTTTCGATCTCTGTCTCAGCAATTTTCTAGCCCAATTTCTTtagtttttacattttttagTTAAAAAACATGCTCGTTACGGCTGACCCTCGCATAGAGTTGGCAACAGCGCAAGTGAACAAATTTAAGGTGTGTTCCCAGTAAAATGTAAACATACTAACTTTCTTATTAGTCTAAGCTTTGAACAATAGGCGCCAAATTTCGAATTCACTGCTATTGCCGCGTTAGAGAAATACCTTGCTAAACAGTATACAAAATCACTTTCCACGGGAAAGCAAACAATTTCGACTAGATTTTTCCGCTTCACAACTCAAAAGTGATTTCAGCCCTTCCTTTACTGGACCATTCTACCTGCTTTGGGAATTCGCATCTCGGTTCCGTCTTCCGTCTTTAAACTCATCCCCTAGCTAGAGGGGCTGGTCTGAGCAGCGTTGCCAGATAAATTTCATTACAGAATATTATGGCGATTTTCCTTGGGGGCATTGTGACTGCTCACCttaattcaaatgaatttttgttACATTATTACATGAAATGATTATGGGACATAGTGTTGCATTCCTCGAAACGATGATACATATTATAAAATTATTAATGAATACATGCCAATTATTTGTTATCAAATAACTGCTACTCAGTATATCAATGGATGATTTGAATAATACAGTTCTTCGCTCAATAAATACATGCTCTACATAGGGTGATAAACTGCGATGGCCCATTAAGAAGTTCAATTTAATTATCATTATATCCTGAAAGCGAATCcaatcattttatgaaatattggtTATGATGATGTACAGGACTGAATTTTTACATGAATTCATTTCTTGACTTTTATTCCTTTAAATTCACAGCATATTGAGCATAAAATCGTTCAAAGAAGTGATTCACCATTGTAAAATCCAGCTTCAATATATGAAATTAAAtaatgatttaaatttttttttcggttgctaAATATCATTTTTGTTTGTCAAGTGGTCAATACTATTAGTGAATCAACTCATTTTAttgcaaaaatataaaaagtaaGTCTACTACAACAAGGAACGAACCATGATATTCCAGGCGAAACCCAGAACTAGCTGTTCGGCTACGTGCGCCCCTTTCAAATTTTGGGTATATCAATTCTAATTGAAAAGCTAAAGTTTAACTTTTGAAGATCATTTTCTCTGAATCTATTGAGCGTTGCGCTTTACCATTTCTAAGGAAGATCACCCCAAAAAAGTCTCATTCCAAAATGAATTCCCAAGATAATGCCCTCCTTGTGAGCTTCCCCCCCCCAATAGCTCAGGACACCCCTAATTTTGCTGGTTTCCCTGAATTTGAAACATACTAAGACTAAAATAATTACAAGATCAGcaaaaatatctaaaagttCTCCCGTAAAAAGTCGGGACTGGTTCCAGTGTATCCGCGCCTGAATCCTGGTGTGCTAATGTAAAATTTCTTCGAAAAGTATGAAAAGTGGTGTGTATTGCAATTCAGTACAAAGCTGAAGAAGAATACAcaacctttatccaaaaaaccacaaaaaaaaattttttttcgagcgtCCCCAAATGGTCACATACATGCATTTTTCCCTATAGATagcaaaaaaattcacatatggGCAAACGGATCGAATTATATGACCCAGAATTACAATGCGAACCTAACTATGTCATTATATTTGATATatgagaaatatatgaaatgtcCTCAAAAAGACCGAttcgcatatatatatatatatatgtcagCTGTGGGGCGAGCGGCAcagccccccgagatggcaccgtaagCCCAATTTCGAATACCTCAAGAAGATTGAGAAGAAGTATCAGTTTGGACGGAATCAGAAGCCGTCCCGCTGAACTTCCAAGGCGAGATGGGAGAACGCGCTGGACGAAGGAGGAAAATATCCTCATAATGCGTGTTCACTTCATAGCAAAAGAGCTTCAAGGAACAACAAATAGAACGTACCGGGAAATACTAACCACCACTTGGAATGAAATAAATCCAAGTAAGCTATCATACCCGAATTTGCTATCGAACAGAGTAAGATGGATTCTTCAAGAGGAGAAGTTCTCGAGTGTCGAGCTCGAAGAAATTAAGAGAAGTACAAGACCTTTTGCTCCACCACCCAAAAATGAGACCAGAAACTCAGAGGAATTACCACCAGAGCCTCAAATTCCAATAAGACCTCAAGTGGGAAAGACAGAGCGAATGTTCCATAAAAATAAGTTGATGTACACAAAGGTCCCACCCGAACTTAGACCAAAAATTCCGAGACTGCAAGGATCACGTAGAATCATTGAGAGCGTAGAGAAAGTAAATGcgatcataaaatctgaaataAAGTACAACTCAACCCTCGAAGATGTCCTAGACTATGTGTACGCCGGTGCGATAACTGTATGCGAGGAGAACGACATCAGGATAAATCACACACAGCCAAAGCCAGCAGAAAATAGAACACCACCGTGGAAGATCCGACTGGAAGGAAAAATAACGAACATTAGAAAAAAGATAGGAAAAATACATACTTACCTCAATACCAGTTCGCCAACCAGGAAAATGGCCAAAAAGATCGCACAAATTGCATCGGAGCACCACATCAGGAACACCAATGAACAGTTCAAGGAGCAACTCACTGTAGTACATGACATCCTAAAACAAAAAGCCAAAGCGCTAGGAAACCGAATAAAAAGATACAATGAGAGAGTCACCCGCTATAAAAACAATCAGTTGTACTATAAAAATCAGAAACAATTCTACAGGCAACTTGAAGGAATAAAGAAAACCGAGGAAGAATTTCCGACACCCGAAAGCATGCACAAAACGTGGGAAAAAATCTGGAGCAGCAGCGGAGAACACAATGATGAAGCTTCCTGGATACGGGAAGCAGAGGCAGAATCAGACAAATACAACATGGAACAGATAAACATCACAGAAAACGATATAAAAACCGCACtaaagaaaaccaacaactggtCTGCACCGGGACCTGATGCGGTTCACAATTACTGGTGGAAGTATTTTGACTCTACTCACAAAAGACtagctgaaatattccagagAGCACTAACAGACCCAACATGTATACCAGAAACCTGCACACTCGGAATAAGCCATATGATCCCCAAGGGAGCTAAGAACGGAGACCCCACCAACTACAGGCCAATCACATGCCTGCCGGTAATCTATAAAATACTGACAGGAATAGTGACACAAAAGATCTGGGACCATGTGGCTAAGAACAGCATATTGGCCCGGGAACAAAACGGATGTCGGAGGGATGTGAAAGGATGCAAAGAGTTGCTGATCATTGACTCCCTAATAACAAAACAGGCAAAGAAAAAATTGCGGAGCCTTTCCATGGCATGGATTGACTACAAGAAAGCCTTCGACTCAATACCACACTCTTGGCTACTAAAGACATTGGAGCTATATGGAGTGTCGGAGGCTGTGGTCAATCTGCTGAAACACCTCATGGGAACATGGAGGACAAAATTACACGTTAACACCAACGAGGGCGACTACACGACAGCCGAAATCAAAATCAAAAGAGGACTCTTCCAGGGCGACAAATTGAGCACTCTATGGTTCTGTCTAGCGATAAACCACCTCAGCATATTATTAAATAAGTCAAGATATGGATATATAGTAGAAAAGAGAAATAACATCAAGATCAACCACCAACTGTATATCGACGACCTGAAACTGTACGCAGCAAATGAAGATCAACTGCTGAGACAGCTCAAGATTGTCGCATACTTCACTGAAACCATAAAAATGGAAATGGGCCTGGACAAATGTGCGGTGCTGCACATGAAAAGGGGGAAACTGATAAGTGGAGAAGCGATGTTGGTGCAGGATGAATTGCAAATACAAAGATTAGGCCCGAAAGAGACTTATAAATACCTGGGAATCCAGCAGGGACTAGAAATAAATACCGCAGAAACAAAAACAGccttcaaaaataaattgatgagcagaataaaaaaaatcttgcaaagcaaattgAATGCCAAGCCGACATTCACATCCATAAGCACGTGGGCAATTCCATGCCTCTCCTATTCATTTGGCATTGTTAAGTGGTCCACTACAGACCTCAAGGCAATAGACACTCAAATAAGAGTACTATTAACTAAATATGGCATGCACCACCCCAATGCATCCACCAACAGGTTATATATACCTAGGAAAGATGGAGGGAGAGGACTGGAGAATGTTGAAATCACGCACCACAGAGTAGTAAAGGAAATGCGAGAGTACTTTAAATCCAAAAACTCACCTTTCTTCAGGACACTATGCGAAGAGGATAACAACATCACGGCATTAAATCTGGCCTCAAGAAATCTCCCAGCGGAACCCCCTAACATCAGCGAGTTGTCCGAGATCTGGCATGGAAAAGCACTCCACGGAAGATACCCCAATGCCCTAAAAAGAAACAGAATTGACAAAGAAAGATCTGTGAAGTACCTCAAAGCAGGTTACCTGTTCCCGGAGACAGAAGGCAGGTTGGCGGCCATCCAAGATCAAGTGGTTTCCACAAGAgcatatcagaaaaatattttgaacaaaaacttACCATCAGACAAATGTCGGAAGTGTTCACAGGCGGCGGAGACGATACAGCACGTCACGTCGTCCTGCCCAATCCTTGCTCCTAGGGAATACACGGACCGCCACAATGCCATGGCAAAGGCATACCACCAGGCCATTGCCTTAAAAAAAGGGTTAATCAAACAACAGAAAAAGATCCATGAATACATACCCAAGGAAATCCTAGAGAATGATGAGGTAAAACTGTACTGGGACCATCCGCTCATCACTGATAGACCCATCCCCCACAATCGTCCAGACATTGTGTTGATCCTGAAAACAGAAAAGAAATTAATTATAATAGACATCACTGTCCCGGCAGATGACAACGCTGAACGAGCATATACGGAAAAGATACTAAAGTACCACGATTTGGCTTTCGAACTCAAGGAAATATATAAACTTACCTCCACGTCAATCCTGCCTCTCGTGATCACCACGAACGGTCTAGTGGAAGCACATATGCTGGAGAGTACAATTCAGCTGGAACTCGACGAGCACCTCATTGAGGAAGCACAAAAGCAGGTTATCTTGTGGACCACAAGAATAGTCCGAAGATTTCTGACAAGCAGTTGAGAAGTGCCTTGATTAATACAATCCGGCACAATCAAAAAAGCCTTACCCTAAAtggtgataaaaaaaaaatatatatatatatatatatatatatatatatatatatatatatatatatatatatatatatatatatatatatatatatatatatatatatatatatatatatatatatatatatatatatatatatatatatatatatatgtatgtatgtcAATCCTACATTTTGGGGACGAAAAAATCCGAGGATACTACACTTTGGACCCAGAGCCTACAGTTCGGGGACGTCCCCAAAGTGTAAGTCATATTCTTGGTCAACTTATCGTACACTTTGGGTACAAAGTCCCCAAACTGTAGCATCTTTAAATATCCTACACTTTGGGTACATTTTGTTAGTTTGTTAATGCTACAGTTTCGGTACatctgaaatatcaaaatattcttcGATTTACTTTATATGGATTTAATTCAAACTTTTTCTAATAAATAATTGATACTTACATCATTCATACCATATAGTAAAaggctatttttatttttttggtcGGAAAAACTTATATCAATCGTTTGTTGGATTCGGGAAAGGTGGGAGAAGGGGGTGAATATTCAAATGATCTTATAACGAATCGTAGTTTATCAGATGACGAAAGTTATTGTCCGTTGTCAAATCGAAATATTACGACAATTATCGActgtattttttgaaaaaaacgcTCATAATTCAGAGATGATATGGAAGTTCCACTTATATTACGGAATTAGTTTTATCTTCGCATTTAATTAATATGA
Proteins encoded:
- the LOC123310249 gene encoding uncharacterized protein LOC123310249 codes for the protein MRVHFIAKELQGTTNRTYREILTTTWNEINPSKLSYPNLLSNRVRWILQEEKFSSVELEEIKRSTRPFAPPPKNETRNSEELPPEPQIPIRPQVGKTERMFHKNKLMYTKVPPELRPKIPRLQGSRRIIESVEKVNAIIKSEIKYNSTLEDVLDYVYAGAITVCEENDIRINHTQPKPAENRTPPWKIRLEGKITNIRKKIGKIHTYLNTSSPTRKMAKKIAQIASEHHIRNTNEQFKEQLTVVHDILKQKAKALGNRIKRYNERVTRYKNNQLYYKNQKQFYRQLEGIKKTEEEFPTPESMHKTWEKIWSSSGEHNDEASWIREAEAESDKYNMEQINITENDIKTALKKTNNWSAPGPDAVHNYWWKYFDSTHKRLAEIFQRALTDPTCIPETCTLGISHMIPKGAKNGDPTNYRPITCLPVIYKILTGIVTQKIWDHVAKNSILAREQNGCRRDVKGCKELLIIDSLITKQAKKKLRSLSMAWIDYKKAFDSIPHSWLLKTLELYGVSEAVVNLLKHLMGTWRTKLHVNTNEGDYTTAEIKIKRGLFQGDKLSTLWFCLAINHLSILLNKSRYGYIVEKRNNIKINHQLYIDDLKLYAANEDQLLRQLKIVAYFTETIKMEMGLDKCAVLHMKRGKLISGEAMTLCEEDNNITALNLASRNLPAEPPNISELSEIWHGKALHGRYPNALKRNRIDKERSVKYLKAGYLFPETEGRQMSEVFTGGGDDTARHVVLPNPCS